Below is a window of Lacrimispora xylanolytica DNA.
CACTTGACCCGAAAGCAGAAGTAAAAATGTTTGATACGTTTAAAACAATCAGTAATCTAAAAGCTACCATAATCATATCTCACCGAATGTATATTACTAAATTAGCGGATAAAATAATTTTACTAGACAAAGGTGAACTTGTAGAAGAGGGAAGCTTTGAACAATTAATCGATTTGAAAAAAGAATTTTACAATATGTACAAAATTCAAGCAGACAGTTATTCCATGAAGCTTGATTAAAGATAATAATAGCAAGAGTTATTGATTATTTATATGGCCTACTACTAAAAAATAAGAAAGGTTGTGGATATTATGAAAAATAAAAAAGTTAGTTTAAAAAAGGTTAACAAAGCAAACAATTCAACCGTAAGAACTCTTGGATGCCATTGTGGATGTCAGGGCAAGCCTTGGTCAGCAGTTGGCGGCGGCTACATGGGACAATTTCTGTAATCATACATCATAGGAATTAAGACCTGATATAAGTTACATAGATTCTTTATTGCATTGAACCTGTCACTATAACACGTAATTTCAGTAGTAGGCTGTATAAATGGTCAATAACTCGCTTGAGAAAGGATATTATAAAGATGTATTTAGCTAAAATTATTAAGTCAAGTGGAAACACTTATATTTATGACGCACTAAACAATAACTTTGCTGTTATTAACTCAGAGGCTGATATCCTAGATGATAATAATTATGAAGATTTTTTAATAAATAACGATTTTAGGGATGTAAAAAAATATTCTGAGTTTGAATTAATTTATCCCTATAGCAAAGAAGAATTGAAAAATATGTGTCTCAGTAAAATAAAAAATATGACATTGGCACTTACGGAGCAATGCAATTTAAGGTGCAAGTACTGTGGATATATGCCTAAATATATGGATGATGATCATAAATTAAAAGATATGCCTAAAGAGATCGCATTTAAAGCAATTGACCTCCTTATGATGAATTCTCATGATAGTGAAGTCTGCAATCTTAGTTTTTATGGGGGAGAACCTTTGCTTAAGCTGGATCTTATAAAGGAGTGTATCGATTATATAAGCAATAAGTATCCTTTTAGAAAACCTTCTTATAACATTACAACCAATGCAGTTTTATTAGATGATAAGGTGGCAGATTTTATTATCGAAAATGACATTAAGTTAAACATAAGCTTTGATGGCCCCAGAAAAGATCAAAACAAATACAGAGTTGACTGCAATGGAAATGATAGCTATGAAAGGGTAAGTAAAAATGTCCAGGCTCTTTACCGGAAAGATCCAAAGTTTTTCAGGGAAAGCGTTACATATAATGTTGTTATGTTTAAAGGCGCAAACAATGATCTATTCCAGTCTATTGATAATCTATGGAAATCTAATGTTAATATGATAGATCTTTTCCCAACAGAGTATTTTATGAGTGTGAGAGATAAGAGCGATGATAGTGATATTAATGAAATGATTGATGTGAAATCCTACGATTTCGCTTATAGAACTATGCTTAAGGGGATGAAAAAGTATCACAATTCATTAAAGGGGCCAGCTTATGGCAATGCCATTCTTCCCGGAGGTTTTTGCGTTCCTGGCGTAAGAAAAAATTTTGTGACAACAGACGGTAAAATTGTAGTTTGTGAAAAAGTTGATGAGAGCAAGGAAGTTTTTGAAATTGGAGATGTTTACAATGGCATTGACAGCAATAAAATAGATCGTTTGGTAAATCAGACTTTAAAAAGCTTAGAAAAATGCAAACATTGCTGGGCAGCTAAATTCTGTAAAATTTGTTTTAAAGATATTTTGGATAACAATAGCGATTTTTGTGAAAAGGCCAGAAAAGGTGTGGAAGGCGAGTTGGGATACTATCTAGAGCATGTTAATCATGACAGAGACTTAGTTAATTATGTGGAAAATATCTCTCTGATTTAAATACGAGACAGAGGTAAGAGAAAACTAAGATTTGATAAGGAGTATAAAAATGAAGGTTGCGTTGATTGATACCGGGGTTTCTAACAAGAATATCAATAACAGGCATAAAGTGAGGCATTTTTCTTTATTGAATGAAGAACTGGTAGAAGTGTACCAGGAACCCAAAGATTGCCATGGTACAGATTGTTACAAGGAAATTGTGTCAAATACGAAATATGAAGATATTGATATTATTGATCTAAATATAATGGACGAATCTGGAAGATTAAACATATCTCATATTATAAATGCAATGACGAAAGCGATTGAGGAAAAAGTTGATATTATCAACATCAGTCTAGGCCTGACCGTATATTCACAGGAATTAAATGATATATGTGAGAAAGCAGTACAAAATAATATTGTTATATTATCGGCGGCATCTCATGCCAATACGATTTCATTTCCTGCTGATTTTAAAAATGTAATATGTGTAAAAGTAGATCAGCAGCAAACGGAAGATATTAAAACAATTGATCATACCACCATCTCCATTGCAATGAGAGATTTTATTATTAAAGAAAATGATACTGAATTTGATTTTAGTTCTTCCAGTTTAGCGTGTGCCAGAGTATGCGGCTTTTTTTGTAATGAGCTCAGCCATATGTCTTTGAATGATAAATTTAAAATACTGCTTCAAAAATATAATATTAATCCTTTTCTATCAGACGATATTGGCTATCAGATGAAATTAAAAAAGAGTGGAATAGCTGAAATCTTAACAAACCATCGAGTGGCAGTTGTTCTTTTTCCTGCGAATGCCCTTAATCATATTGATAAAATTCTTATAAACGAGAACATAGTAGCTTATTACGACCATGAAAGGTTTGATTTTTACAGCATTCAAGATGATAATCCTACAAAAGATTTTGATGTTATTATTATTTTAAATACTGCCTACTTTGATTTGGAAGTGCCAAAAAGTATAAAAGAAACATATAGCAGCTATCAAATAATATGTATCGGTAATTTTTTAAATATAGACGATAACAAATATCTGTATCAATATAGTGACTTTGAATCTTCTGAGATCTCTGTTTTAGAAAAGCCTGTTATTGCAATTACAAGCTTGTGCAGTGGATTAAATAAAACAGAAGTTCAGTCCTCCTTGTTAAAAAGTTTAAAGGAGGATGGATTAGAAATAGGTTCCATTTCAAACAATCCTATCGGGTTGCTTTACGATGCAAATATATTTGATTTTCCAAGCGAACTTAAGTTTCCCAATATTGTTTATTCTATTAATAAATTTATGTATCTTAATGAAATTAATACGGATATGGATGCGTGGGTACTTAATATTGGGGGAGCAATCGGTCAGGTTAACAGCTTAAATACATACAATTTTGGAAAACTTGCTGATGCTTATTTTTCTGCCGCAAATATTGATGTAGCTATTATGTGTGTAAATCCTTCTATCGACGTCTCTAATTTAGAGTTACAGTTATCACACTTGTATAAGCATGGAATAGAAACTGTATTTGTTGTTCTATCCCATAATGATATTGATGCTACGACGATAGATTATAGAGATGGCTTACAGACATACTGCATTGACGATGTCAAATACGGAGATGCTTATGAGTATTTAAAGATGAATATCAAGGAGAGTGTATTCACTTTAGAAGAGGTTTACAACGGATTACTTTATGAGAGTATCATAGAAACATTAAGCTAATGCATACGAAATTTGTCTTTATGGTGTGGGTTTGATATTGGCTGAAACAGAATCAGATAATAAAGGACTGGTAAAATCGGTATAAATACCGTATGTTACCAGTCCTTTTTACTAATTCTTTCATAGTAGTTCTTATGAATTAAGTCATATCATCTCGAAGTGCATCAATAATATTTTCCCTCTGGATTCGGCGAATGGCATATAGCATTGTGACAAAAACGATAAATAATACGCTGATTACACTAATTGCCATACTACCCCATGGAAATACAAAAACGAAATTATCGATCTTTTCTACAGAGACCAAACCTAGGTAAATCAGCCACGATATGATTCCTGCTATAGGAAGTCCGAATATCAGGGCTCTCATGCCATAGAAAACACATTCAAAATTCATCATTTTATTAAAATCACGGTCCGACATCCCCACGGAGCGCAGCATAGCAAGTTCCCTTCGGCGAAGCCTGATATTTGTGGAAATGGTATTGAACACATTAGCAACTGCAATCAGGGAAATCATAATGACAAAAACATAGGTAAACACATCAATAACAAATGTTAAACTGCGGTACTGTTCAACAATTTCGTACACGTTATATAAAGTATAAGGAGATGTAATTCCAGCATTCTGGATAATGGACTCCATTTCTGCTACTGTTTGAGTGTGATCTTTTGATAGAAAAGAGAGGCCTGTAATGGAATGTATATCCGGGGCTTCAAATCTTTCTTTGAGAGAATAGGGAGCCACCACCATAAATACATATGAACTCTTTTGAGATTGCTGCTTTGGAGGAGGGTCCACAGGGTACGTATCGGTGAAGGTGACATTTATAGTTTGATCATGCTCCGAACTTGTTTTGTTGTCTCTTTCAGGAGAGACATGTAAGGTCATGGAATGACTTGCAAATAGATCAAGTGGTTCCTTTGGCCCATCGTTCTGCTCCACTCGCTGTTTGGCAACTGCAATTAATTTTCCATTCTGCCCGGAATATTCTTCTGGAGGCAGCCCCAGTTTCTTAATAAAATGCAAATATTCACCGTCTTCAATAAATTGAATGTCCGTTGGAAATGAAATCGTTTCATCGGGAGTGGTAACTCCTCTGTATTTCCGATACGAGTCAGATAATTCACTCTCTTTGACTGTGGAAGTATAGGAATAAACAGTCTGATAGGAGCTATCGTAAACACCGTCTGTGCTTTTTAGCTTGTCATAAAGCTGAAACATTTCACTGTCATCCATATTTTCAGCCGTTAAAAGGATATCATAATCAATGTCCATGATTAGCCGGTCTGAGAGCCGTTTTAAGGTGGTTCGAAAAGCACTTCCTGATACGAACAGAACCATGCTTAAAACAAGTGAGAGTACAATGCTGCGATAGCGTCTCTTGTTTCTTTTGAAATTTTTAAGTGCTAGTGTGCCTTCTAATCCGTACATACGCTGAGCGAGCAGAGAGGTTTTCACTGCTTTTGCTTCCGTTTTAATCTCGTTGGTTTGACGAATGCTCTCCACAATGGGAGTATTTGCGGCTTTCCTGGCAGGGATATAGGCGGAAATCAGTATGGTGATCAAACTGACCACAGCTGCTGCTGCTATTGCTGACAAGGAGACAGACAAGCTTAATGGTACGGTACTGTAAAGGATGCTTTTAAATTTCTCTGCTACAATAGGAATCACAAGTCCAATACTACCTATGCCTGCAAGAATTCCAATGGGGATACCAACGATACCAATGCAAAGGCCTTCAAATAAAACTGAATTTCGCAACTGCTTTGCCGTTGCACCCACCGATGAGAGAATACCGAACTGTTGCGTGCGTTCATTCAACGAGATATAGAAGGAATTATAAATTAAAAAAATCGAGCCTACCATAATGATAGCAACCAATATTGCGCCAACCGTGTAAAGGAGAGCGTTAAAAAGCTTATTGTCCGAAACGCCCATGAAACGCAGAATATAATCATTGAAAACAAAATTCTGTGTTCCATTTATGTTGTTTGTGTATGCCTTAATCTGACGGGGGTTTTTAAGAGTGACAAACAGGCTGTAGCTACTTGCCGAATTCTTGGCATCATCTTTGGTGATCAGGGTGTAGCCCGGTGCGGAATGCTCCTCGAAACCTGGTCTTTCATAGATTCCCACCACGGTGTACATTTTTTCTGTGTTTGTCACAAGCGCTTCTTTTGCCTCACCCGGCTTCTCACCGGACCGAAAGGCATCGTGCTGGCCTAATCGTTTATTTCCATCCATTCGGTTTCCAATATCAAGTAACATGGTGTCGCCCACCTTGAATCTTACTCCGGCCTTTGCAGCTACATGAGATGGTATGAGAATCTCGTTGCTGTTTTCTGGAAACTGGCCGGAGATCAGTCTTACAGGCAAAACATCGAAAGTTTTGTTGTTGAATCCTGCAATAAAGAGATATGGCTTGTCGGGACTTTTACTGCCGTCAAGCGTTGCATAGCCTATGTTTGTGAACTCTGCTGTATCTGAAACGTAATTGTTATTTTTCTGCGCTTCTACAAAAGAGGACGTAACATCTAAAAGTTCGATGTGCCAACCACCGTATTTCGCGATAGAGCTCTTGATCAAGTAATTTAGCAGGGAAGTGCCAAAGGTAGCAATTGCTGTAATCATAGCGGTGGATAGAACCACCCCTATGATTGTCACGATAGTTCGTGTCCGGCTTTTTTTCATACTTTGCAGAGTGACCTTGTTAAATATATTCATAACCGTACCAACCTCTCATCCCGTGTGACTTTGCCGTCAGAAATTCCAATGATGCGGTCTGCCTGTAAAGCGATATTCTCATCATGGGTGACGAGTAGAAGGGTTTGCCCATATTTCTTATTGCTTTCTTTCAAAAGCTTAATTATCTCGTGTCCATTACGACTGTCTAAGCTTCCCGTAGGCTCATCAGCGAGCATGACAGCAGGGGCGTTCATTAACGCTCGACCTATAGAAACACGCTGTTGCTGACCACCCGAAAGCTGATTGGGCAGATGATTCTTACGTTCTTCAAGACCGAGCATGTGTAGCAGGTCATTCAGCCGTTCATCATTGATCTCTCGTTTATCCATCAGGATGGGCAACGTGATGTTTTCCACCACATTTAAAGTCGGAATGAGATTGTGGAACTGGTAAATCAGTCCGACCTGCCGCCTTCGGAAAATGGCCAGTTTTTCATTGCTTTGAGCGTACACATCCTGCCCTTCCAGATATACTTTTCCGCTTGAAGGTACATCCACGCCCCCAATCATATGTAGCAATGTAGATTTTCCTGAACCAGATGAGCCAATGATTGCGGTAAACCCCCCTTTTTCAATTGTGAGTGAAACGTTGTCAAGGGCGGTAACCTGGTTTTCACCCTTTCCGTAGACTTTACTTAGATTTTCAATCTTTAGAAACTCCATGAGTTGAGTCTCCTTTCATCTTTTACCACTATCTTAAAACCCGCAGCTTACATCCCCGTGACTTTTGAGTGAGAGATTCGTCACTTTGGAAAACGGATAGAAAAGACCGCCCCGCCATTTGAATGATTTTTGGCTGTGATAGAGCCACCCTGGTGGGAGACAATCATCTTACAGAGAGCCAACCCAATTCCGTAACCCGTTTCCTTTTGATTTTTCCCACGATAATATCGGTTAAAGAGGTGTGGTAGATCTTCTTTGTTAAAGCCTTTTCCGCTGTCATGAATTTCAATCTGGGCATGTAATGGGGTGTCCGCACAAATAATTTCAATCGTTCCGTTATCGCCTATACTTTCAATGGAATTTTTAAACAGGTTTTGAATGGCTTCAGAAAGCCAACTTAAATCTCCCCAGATCATCATTTCCTTAGGCGCATGTATTTGGAACTCTATGTTATGAAGTTCCATTGAAATCAGGAATGGGCGAAGGGCGTTTTTTAACAGGTTATTTATATTGATCGGTTCCCTTTGAAAAACGACAATCCCAGCGTCCAGGCGAGATAATTTCAGGAGAGATGTAATCAGCCAATCCATGCGGATAAGCAATTCTTCTGTTTCCCGTACAAACGCTTTTTGTTGGTTTTCATCAGGATTATTGGCTAACAGTGAAAGAATGAGGTTTGCAGACGTGAGTGGGGTTCTAAGCTGATGGGCAATGTCGGCAAGTGAGTTGGCAAGATTTTCTTTTTCCTTTTTCAGTGCGTCGTTTTGTTCCCGAATACGCAGCATCATTTTAGATATCTCACTTTGAAGAATGGATAACTCGCCTTCTTCAGTTTTGTTAATTGAAAGCTGGTCAGCGTTGTGAAGAAGAAGATCAATCTGTTCCGAGATTCTTGC
It encodes the following:
- a CDS encoding lachnocin family radical SAM-modified peptide, whose amino-acid sequence is MKNKKVSLKKVNKANNSTVRTLGCHCGCQGKPWSAVGGGYMGQFL
- a CDS encoding lachnocin radical SAM maturase, producing the protein MYLAKIIKSSGNTYIYDALNNNFAVINSEADILDDNNYEDFLINNDFRDVKKYSEFELIYPYSKEELKNMCLSKIKNMTLALTEQCNLRCKYCGYMPKYMDDDHKLKDMPKEIAFKAIDLLMMNSHDSEVCNLSFYGGEPLLKLDLIKECIDYISNKYPFRKPSYNITTNAVLLDDKVADFIIENDIKLNISFDGPRKDQNKYRVDCNGNDSYERVSKNVQALYRKDPKFFRESVTYNVVMFKGANNDLFQSIDNLWKSNVNMIDLFPTEYFMSVRDKSDDSDINEMIDVKSYDFAYRTMLKGMKKYHNSLKGPAYGNAILPGGFCVPGVRKNFVTTDGKIVVCEKVDESKEVFEIGDVYNGIDSNKIDRLVNQTLKSLEKCKHCWAAKFCKICFKDILDNNSDFCEKARKGVEGELGYYLEHVNHDRDLVNYVENISLI
- a CDS encoding S8 family serine peptidase, whose protein sequence is MKVALIDTGVSNKNINNRHKVRHFSLLNEELVEVYQEPKDCHGTDCYKEIVSNTKYEDIDIIDLNIMDESGRLNISHIINAMTKAIEEKVDIINISLGLTVYSQELNDICEKAVQNNIVILSAASHANTISFPADFKNVICVKVDQQQTEDIKTIDHTTISIAMRDFIIKENDTEFDFSSSSLACARVCGFFCNELSHMSLNDKFKILLQKYNINPFLSDDIGYQMKLKKSGIAEILTNHRVAVVLFPANALNHIDKILINENIVAYYDHERFDFYSIQDDNPTKDFDVIIILNTAYFDLEVPKSIKETYSSYQIICIGNFLNIDDNKYLYQYSDFESSEISVLEKPVIAITSLCSGLNKTEVQSSLLKSLKEDGLEIGSISNNPIGLLYDANIFDFPSELKFPNIVYSINKFMYLNEINTDMDAWVLNIGGAIGQVNSLNTYNFGKLADAYFSAANIDVAIMCVNPSIDVSNLELQLSHLYKHGIETVFVVLSHNDIDATTIDYRDGLQTYCIDDVKYGDAYEYLKMNIKESVFTLEEVYNGLLYESIIETLS
- a CDS encoding ABC transporter permease, translating into MNIFNKVTLQSMKKSRTRTIVTIIGVVLSTAMITAIATFGTSLLNYLIKSSIAKYGGWHIELLDVTSSFVEAQKNNNYVSDTAEFTNIGYATLDGSKSPDKPYLFIAGFNNKTFDVLPVRLISGQFPENSNEILIPSHVAAKAGVRFKVGDTMLLDIGNRMDGNKRLGQHDAFRSGEKPGEAKEALVTNTEKMYTVVGIYERPGFEEHSAPGYTLITKDDAKNSASSYSLFVTLKNPRQIKAYTNNINGTQNFVFNDYILRFMGVSDNKLFNALLYTVGAILVAIIMVGSIFLIYNSFYISLNERTQQFGILSSVGATAKQLRNSVLFEGLCIGIVGIPIGILAGIGSIGLVIPIVAEKFKSILYSTVPLSLSVSLSAIAAAAVVSLITILISAYIPARKAANTPIVESIRQTNEIKTEAKAVKTSLLAQRMYGLEGTLALKNFKRNKRRYRSIVLSLVLSMVLFVSGSAFRTTLKRLSDRLIMDIDYDILLTAENMDDSEMFQLYDKLKSTDGVYDSSYQTVYSYTSTVKESELSDSYRKYRGVTTPDETISFPTDIQFIEDGEYLHFIKKLGLPPEEYSGQNGKLIAVAKQRVEQNDGPKEPLDLFASHSMTLHVSPERDNKTSSEHDQTINVTFTDTYPVDPPPKQQSQKSSYVFMVVAPYSLKERFEAPDIHSITGLSFLSKDHTQTVAEMESIIQNAGITSPYTLYNVYEIVEQYRSLTFVIDVFTYVFVIMISLIAVANVFNTISTNIRLRRRELAMLRSVGMSDRDFNKMMNFECVFYGMRALIFGLPIAGIISWLIYLGLVSVEKIDNFVFVFPWGSMAISVISVLFIVFVTMLYAIRRIQRENIIDALRDDMT
- a CDS encoding ABC transporter ATP-binding protein, with amino-acid sequence MEFLKIENLSKVYGKGENQVTALDNVSLTIEKGGFTAIIGSSGSGKSTLLHMIGGVDVPSSGKVYLEGQDVYAQSNEKLAIFRRRQVGLIYQFHNLIPTLNVVENITLPILMDKREINDERLNDLLHMLGLEERKNHLPNQLSGGQQQRVSIGRALMNAPAVMLADEPTGSLDSRNGHEIIKLLKESNKKYGQTLLLVTHDENIALQADRIIGISDGKVTRDERLVRL
- a CDS encoding sensor histidine kinase, which encodes MLRNREFRQFIIFFFFIATVYVFLGFRFSTAAGILAIASSITFGTLFGLYTRARYKSIARISEQIDLLLHNADQLSINKTEEGELSILQSEISKMMLRIREQNDALKKEKENLANSLADIAHQLRTPLTSANLILSLLANNPDENQQKAFVRETEELLIRMDWLITSLLKLSRLDAGIVVFQREPININNLLKNALRPFLISMELHNIEFQIHAPKEMMIWGDLSWLSEAIQNLFKNSIESIGDNGTIEIICADTPLHAQIEIHDSGKGFNKEDLPHLFNRYYRGKNQKETGYGIGLALCKMIVSHQGGSITAKNHSNGGAVFSIRFPK